The genomic stretch CGTCACGGCTGAAATGGCCGAAGAGTTGGTGTTAGCAGGAGCAGATATCGTTAAAGTAGGCATTGGTCCAGGTTCTGTTTGTACCACACGTTTGAAAACCGGGGTTGGTTACCCGCAATTGTCCGCTATCATAGAATGTGCTGATGCGGTACATGGGTTAGGCGGTCATTTGTGTGCCGATGGTGGTTGCGTTTCACCTGGGGATGTTGCCAAAGCTTTTGCCGCAGGCGCAGACTTTGTTATGCTAGGCGGCATGTTGGCTGGCCATGAAGAATGCGCTGGCGAAAAAGTAGAGGAAAATGGCCAATACTTTATGCGATTTTATGGAATGAGCTCGAGTGAGGCGATGCATAAGCATCATGGCAAGATGAATGCTTATCGTGCCAGTGAAGGTCGTTCTGTGAACGTTCCTTACCGAGGCAAGGTAGAAAATACGGTACTTGATATTTTAGGGGGCTTGCGTTCTGCCTGTACTTATGTCGGCGCACAGCGTTTAAAGGAACTTTCTAAACGGACGACTTTTTTACGTGTTACTCAACAGTTAAATGAAGTTTTTGCAGCGTTACAAGTCAACGAATTGGTTAATGATAACTAGTGAGTCTTTTCTGGGGAAAGTTTACTCGTCATTGCGAGCACCGTAGGTGCGCGGCAATCTAGGAATAGGAAACGGTGGATGGCCACGCTCATTCCATTCGCTCGCCATGACGGTTTGCGAACCCTGTATGATTAGGGATAGAAAAATGCAATGAATGCGCTCCAAAAAAAACGTTTAAATTTCGTTTTGCTCATGTTATTAGTGGCCGGCTTAGTGATAGCTTTATCTCTCTATGCATTAAAACAAAACATCAATTTGTTTTATACACCGACACAGCTTGCTGAACGACACTTAACGCCGGGACGGCTTTTTCGTTTAGGTGGTCAAGTTAAAAAAGGCACAGTGAAACAAAATCAACAACAATTGTTGGTTTCTTTTGTAGTGAGCGATGCGTCACATAATGTTCTGGTTGAATATCAAGGTGTACTACCGGATTTATTCCGTGAGGGGCAGTCTGTGGTGGTTGAAGGGAGTTTGGATCAAGCAGGGATTATGCAAGCCAAACAGGTCTTGGCAAAACATGATGAGCGATATAAATCGGTTAAAGTTAAATAATTCATTAACTTATTTTTCCTTTTAGATAAGGCAGGAAGCGAATGACCAAAATAACTGGCTTAAAAGTATTGATAGCTGTTTTATTGATTGCTATAGCGAGTCTGGCTTATATCTTATTGACTCGTTTTTTTCCGAGTGAAGAGGTGTTTTTTATCGGATCTCGAGCAATAACGCGTGCTTTGGTATTGGATCTCAGCATTAAAAGTAACAAAGATTATGCAACTTTTTTACCAGAAAACTCAGGATTTTTAGTCGTTCATCCAACGAAATCGGCTGAAGATCATCGCGATGATGTCCTTGAAACCCGGGATGTTTTTGCTTTAGTTGAAAAAACTAATAAAAATACCATACAAGACTCAGACCCTCTTTATTCAGAATTGGAATTGCTTTTCTTAAAGAAAACCCCTTTAGGAATACGTGCCAATTATGTGACTTTATCGAGTTTGGGGGTGAAAAGTATTTTCTTTAATCCCGACTATCTTGGCCAATTTTCGCAAATATATCAGGATAAACTTCCTCATGCAGCAGGCTATGCCATCATGGGTGATAGTAGCCAGCGGCAAGTTCGTGATATTCTAGTGAATTGATTTTTGACTGAGATGATAACTTCTTAGCTATGAAGAATTTGCAAGAAAAACTACAACGTTTACGATGGCAATGTCGTCGTGGAATGCTCGAATTGGATCTCATTTTGCTGGCTTTTTTAGATAAAAATTATCTAAATTTAAAAGCTGACGATCAAGTGTTATTTGAGCAATTATTAACTTATTCGGACCAAGATCTTTACTGCCATATGATTAAGCGTCAGCCGATTGAAAATGAAGCAATGCGGACTTTGATAGAACGGATGATAAGTTGTGGCTGTTAATTTTTATCGTTTAAAATCTTCTTATTATTTAGCTATTTTACTCTTAGTAGTGCATGGTGGTGCTATTGCTTGTTTGTGCTTTTTGCCCTGGCCATGGTGGACTAAATTATTGTTAAGCTTAGCGTGTTTAATGAGTTTCGTTACACTTTTTTGCCAACATGTCTTATTGAATAATCCTCATTCTGTCATTGAATTTTGGCAGCAAAGCTCGGGTTGCTGGCAATTAAGAAATAATCTAGGCGAAGTGAGCCTATTAAATTTGGCTGATGATAGTATTTGTACTCGTTATTTTGTGCTATTAAACTTTGTTTCCCTAGGTAAGAAAAAAAGCAAAATTTCTTTAGTTTTATTGCCGGATAGTTTAAATCCCAAGGACTTTAGGCAGTTACGTAGGCAATTACACGGTATTGCGTAATTCGATTTCGTCTGCGAAGGGCTATAGCCTGGTAGGCCTAGCACTCAAAATGATGTATAATTTTTACTCGAATCCCCAAAAATAGGTCATTATGTCAGAAATAGCATCACAACAAAATTTAGTTTCTTCAGAGCTGCCTTTAACAGAGATGCAGCCGATTGTTATTACTGAAAAGGCAGCTCACAAAATATGGGAGTTGATGACAGAGGAAGAGAATTTTCAGCTAAAATTGCGTGTATTTATTACCGGTGGTGGTTGTTCTGGTTTTCAGTATGGATTTAGTTTCGATGAGACTATCAATGAAGACGATACGGTGATCGTTAAAGAAAGTGGAAAAGATCAAAATAACAATAACATTAAAGTTCAACTACTGGTGGATCCGATGAGTTTAGTTTACCTAGTAGGTGCGGAAATTGATTATAAATCTGATTTAACCGGTGAACAGTTTATTATTCGAAATCCGAATGCCAAAACTACCTGCGGTTGCGGTTCTTCTTTTGCCGCTTAAAACTTCATTTTCTCATTTTTTTAAATCACGATAAAAATTTTCATGGATGCCCATAGCTAGCAAAATTCTATGCTTGAAATTCCACTCATAAGCTAATAATATTTCACGTCGATCCATTTTAAATTTGTAAACAAATATACCCGATAAATCACCTTTCTTTTCTTGGCCTATTCTTGGGTTTTGAATGATAGCTTT from Rickettsiella endosymbiont of Miltochrista miniata encodes the following:
- a CDS encoding GMP reductase; translation: MRIEQEIRLDFKDVLIRPKRSTLQTRADVDLTREYTFKHSRLSWKGIPVIASNMDHTGTFAMAKSLSKHKLLTAIDKFASLSDWKKFYKQHPKLTAYCFPTTGIKTEDAEMLAKIVKSAPSPFICIDVANGYTQRFVDSIRALRKKYPKKTLIAGNVVTAEMAEELVLAGADIVKVGIGPGSVCTTRLKTGVGYPQLSAIIECADAVHGLGGHLCADGGCVSPGDVAKAFAAGADFVMLGGMLAGHEECAGEKVEENGQYFMRFYGMSSSEAMHKHHGKMNAYRASEGRSVNVPYRGKVENTVLDILGGLRSACTYVGAQRLKELSKRTTFLRVTQQLNEVFAALQVNELVNDN
- the ccmE gene encoding cytochrome c maturation protein CcmE → MNALQKKRLNFVLLMLLVAGLVIALSLYALKQNINLFYTPTQLAERHLTPGRLFRLGGQVKKGTVKQNQQQLLVSFVVSDASHNVLVEYQGVLPDLFREGQSVVVEGSLDQAGIMQAKQVLAKHDERYKSVKVK
- a CDS encoding succinate dehydrogenase assembly factor 2, with the protein product MKNLQEKLQRLRWQCRRGMLELDLILLAFLDKNYLNLKADDQVLFEQLLTYSDQDLYCHMIKRQPIENEAMRTLIERMISCGC
- a CDS encoding protein YgfX, coding for MAVNFYRLKSSYYLAILLLVVHGGAIACLCFLPWPWWTKLLLSLACLMSFVTLFCQHVLLNNPHSVIEFWQQSSGCWQLRNNLGEVSLLNLADDSICTRYFVLLNFVSLGKKKSKISLVLLPDSLNPKDFRQLRRQLHGIA
- the erpA gene encoding iron-sulfur cluster insertion protein ErpA produces the protein MQPIVITEKAAHKIWELMTEEENFQLKLRVFITGGGCSGFQYGFSFDETINEDDTVIVKESGKDQNNNNIKVQLLVDPMSLVYLVGAEIDYKSDLTGEQFIIRNPNAKTTCGCGSSFAA
- a CDS encoding type II toxin-antitoxin system RelE/ParE family toxin, coding for MTNIVITQMPAFKNTYKKLHLREKLQVNDAIKAIIQNPRIGQEKKGDLSGIFVYKFKMDRREILLAYEWNFKHRILLAMGIHENFYRDLKK